TTCTCTGTCTTAAAATCTCACCTACATAAGCTACTAAGTTGTCATATAAATGACTTTGTATTTCATTAATTCCATAAGCTTCAACTTTTTTTGATAAAATATCCAAGCTCACATAAGAAAAATTAAGCTGCTGATGATTAATTTGTAGCTGTTCTCTAAGCTCATGAATTAACTCATCAATGTGATTTATAAGTTCTACCTTATATTTTGAGTAATAATACCAATAAGAAACAGAATTACCTCGATTATTAGCACAGTCTTCTCGGACTCGTTGTGTGCGTTGAACCAATTTTAAAAAATATTCTTTTGTATAAATATCACCTTTACCAGGAGTGCTAAGATCATTAGGATCAAAAACAAATAAGAATCTGTCATTAGGTAACTCATAGACTAGAGGCTGATCCTTATATCCAGTTGAATAAGTTACTTCAAAAAACTTTGTGAACTCTTCGTGCAGCTTTCCTTCAGATTCAATCAATTCTTGAACCTGTTTTCTTGTCAAACGCTTTTTATTGAGAGTTCGTTTATGTGCCATGATTGAATAAGTATTATTAAGTTATTACTGAATAAATTTCTCTAGGAATTGAAAAGCGATCGCCTGACACATAACCTAGCAAGCTAAAAGCTTAATAAACCTCGTCATGACTACCAATATCAACAAATACTGCGTTTCCATCTTCGGTAAAATAAAACAATATCCTCACATCATAATCTATGCTAAAACTCCATAAATTATTGAGCTTGCCTGATAATTTGTGAGTTTTCAAGCTTTGATCAAATGGATTTACTATAAACTGCTCTAGCTTTTGCCAAAACCTTGCTTCTAAATCTACATTTCCCTTAATTCGTTTTTTGAATGCACGTCTAAATGACGAACTGAAACTGACTTCTAGCATTACTCTTCTATCAATTGTTTCAGTTCGTTAATATTGGAAGAAAATTTTAGCTCACCGTTGTGTTCTTCTAGCTGTGCTGTTTTGAAGTTTTCATATATTTCCTCTCGGCGTTCTTCTCGTAGATACTGCCGTAGCAGCAATTGAAGTTCTTGTTTTTCTTCAAATGAAAGACCTTTGATTGCCTCTACCACATCATTGAAGCTCATAACTTAAAATACCTGTGTGGTTACATGTTAAATTTAACATGATCATTGTTTTTCTGGTCGAGGTATTGGGCGAATAGAATTCGCCACTACACAAACAAAGTCCGCCTCTGCGGACTAATGAAAAATTAAGGGTTTTTAACCCACGAAGGTGGGTTTTGTATGTGTAGCCAAGCCACTGCGGTCTTGGGGTTTCCCCAAGTGGAGCAAGTGGCGCGCGACTTCCAGTCGCCAAGGCAAGTAATAAATTAGACTTTTCAAACAATCTCTAAGAGTTTCGGGCTTGAAGTGCCTTTACGTATGCTTATATCTCAGTTCTATCAGGTGATTCAGTGATTATGTCAAAAAATTTTTGATCACCATCATAATGAACCTGATGCTCAAGCACACTTACCATAAAAGAAAACTCTTGATTTTCCAGTCCTGTCTCAAAAGGAAACTGCTGATTCAAAAGTCCTGCCTGAGTAGTTATGCCAACTCTTTTTGTAACTTGGAAAGAATCACCCTTTTGATAACCTGGATCTGTTGTGGATTTCTCAATAATTAATTGATAACTACAATAAAATCGATATTTAGCAATCAAAGCATGTTACTTAACCTTGTTGATCGCTAATTTGCTGACGAATAGCTGCTTTAATTTTACTATCAAAGTCAGGATCATCTACTGTAGTAATCACTTTTAGCCTTCGCCCCTGACGACGTTCTAAATAAGCTTGAAGTGCAACTTTATCTTCTCGATGCTTTATGAAATACTCTTTTAACTCTTGGTCAGACATAGCAGTGTAATCAATTTGACTCATTAAATCACCTCTCCATTTGCAGTAATTTCAAACTCGATTTCCTCGTTTTGCCCTGCCAATATATATAAATTTTGAGTGCGATCATCAATGCAAATGAGGTGAATAGGCTGA
Above is a window of Nostoc sp. UHCC 0702 DNA encoding:
- a CDS encoding type II toxin-antitoxin system YafQ family toxin — encoded protein: MLEVSFSSSFRRAFKKRIKGNVDLEARFWQKLEQFIVNPFDQSLKTHKLSGKLNNLWSFSIDYDVRILFYFTEDGNAVFVDIGSHDEVY